DNA sequence from the Flavobacterium lipolyticum genome:
CCATATATTTTGAGAATTTTAAAGATAAACGATTGTTAGATAGAGGTAATTCTATTCTCAGTCGCTTATTTGCGCATATTATTCATTCAATAAAACAATTAACAAAAAGTCAAAGTGAATCCAAAGCGATTTACCGATTTTTACAAAATTTCAATGTCAGTCAAGTAACCGTTATAGAGAATATGTCTTCTAAAAGTTGATTTTTATTTCTAGTTTCAAATAAAAAACTAATTTGTATTCAGCAACCTATTTTGAAATGTCGAGAAAAGGACTTGTTTAATTCGGTATCAATGTAAGCTGAAACTCTAATAAAATGTCTTGTTTTTTGAGTGTTGCTTTTAATGAAATTTAAAATATTAAAATACTTCGCATATTTTTTTATTTACCTATTTCCCATCTTGCCGTAAGATTAATTACCGGTGTAAAATCCAAAATTCTCTCTTTCAAAATTATAACTTGAATCTACTATCAAATCTAAGTATAAGAGATTTAAGAGAGCTGCTTTTAAACAGCTCTCTTTTCCCTTAATATTAAAAAAGTTGCTTACTAATTCAAACTACATTAAAATTTAAGGATATATCTTAATATTGCGAAATATCTTAGAGTATTGTAACTTTTTTTAAATCTGTAGTGTTTAAATTTTGTTACTTCTTAAGAATTCTCTTGTGGTTTTTCAAATGTAGAGTTAAAATTTCCTCAATTCTAAAATTTTAATACTCAGTTCTACGCAGTATAATTGAAAAAAGTTAATTGATTTATTTTTA
Encoded proteins:
- a CDS encoding transposase DNA-binding-containing protein, whose translation is MSGTNTFLLYLRNVQTIYFENFKDKRLLDRGNSILSRLFAHIIHSIKQLTKSQSESKAIYRFLQNFNVSQVTVIENMSSKS